GAGGCCAACAATCATTTTTTCTTGATGATCCTGTTTCTCAAGCTGTTTTTCAAGAAGAATCTCCTCGTGGCGGAGTTTTGCCGCAAGCTCATAGTTTTCTTCTGCTGCCGCTTTTTCTTTGTCTTTCGCGAGTTTGCTGAGCTGATCGTGAATATCGGCTTCCTCAACCCGGTCTGCTTTCAGATTGGCTTTTGAACCGGCCTCATCAAGCAAATCAATCGCTTTATCCGGCAGAAAACGATCTTGAATGTAGCGGTGAGAAAGAGTTACACAAGCCCGGATGGCTTCATCGCTGAATGTAACTCCATGATAATCCTCATATTTTGACTGAATGCCTTGCAGGATTTCAATGGCTTTATCCAAGGATGGTTCGTGAACCATGACTGGCTGGAAGCGGCGCTCCAGAGCAGCATCCTTTTCAATCTGGCGGTATTCTTTTAAAGTCGTTGCCCCAATTAGCTGCATTTCACCCCGTGCAAGTGCAGGCTTTAAAATGTTTCCTGCATCCATAGAGCCTTCCGCAGATCCCGCTCCGACTACTAGGTGTATTTCATCTATAAATAAAATGACGTTTTTACGTGATTGAAGCTCAGCTATGAGTTTTTTCATCCGGTCTTCGAACTGGCCGCGCATGCTCGTATTGGCAACGAGTGATGCTACGTCGAGCAAGTACACTTCTTTTTTCTTCAATTTAGATGGAACATTTCCTTCAGAAATTTTCAATGCTAGACCTTCCGCTACAGCTGTTTTACCAACCCCGGGTTCACCAATAAGAACCGGATTGTTTTTATTGCGCCGGTTAAGAATTTCAATCACCCTGTTTACTTCATCTTCCCGGCCAATGACTGGATCGATAAGCCCCGCTTTGGCAGCATGGGTAAGATTGCGGCCCATTTGGTCAAGAAGCCCTCCGCCATTGCGGCCTGATTTTTGATTCTCTGCACCAGATGTCCCTTCATCCTGACTGCCAGCATTTTTAAAGAATTGATCAAACGGGAAGGAAGAGAATCCTCCGCCGCTGATACCGCCGGAAGGGATTTGACTTTCATAATGTGAAAAGCATGTATTGCAGAGCTGTAATTGTTTACGGGCTCCGTTAATTTGAACATGTAATTGAACGGTTGCCTGATTTTGCTTACAGTTTTGACATTGCATAAAAAAACAACCTCCTTAAAATTTAACTAACTTTGACTATCTTTGACTATCTTTGACTATTATTATAATTTGACCTTTTTTGACTTTCAAGTATTTTGTTTGAGAAAATTTTTTGGGGTTGCAAAGAACTTTAATCCATCTTTATCCTTCTTTTCAAGGAACTTGTCTCATAGCTTTATATAGAAGAGGAGGGATGGACCGTCATGCAAAATAAGAGCTTTATCATCGTGCAGATTGCTTTTGTGTATGTTGGAACAGTTGTCGGGGCAGGCTTTGCAACTGGGAAAGAAATTGTGGAATTCTTTACCCGTTTTGGTGCGGCGGGAACCATCGGGATTCTCCTTGCAGGAAGTTTGTTTATTCACCTTGGAACCAAGCTGATGGTGATTGCATCAAGAATTCAAGCTCCCTCCTTTAAAGAATTGAATCTATTTTTATTAGGAAAGCATGCAGGGCAGGCAGTAAACGCAGTCATGCTGCTCTTATTATTTGGGGTAACCTCTGTCATGGTATCGGGAGCTGGAGCGATATTTGAAGAACGATTAGCGCTTCCGCACTCAGTCGGGGTGCTGATTAGCATTCTTTTAACTTTAATCATTATGGCGAAGGGCTTGCATGGAGTTGTCGGTGTTAATATGCTGGTTGTGCCGATGCTGCTTCTGCTTAGTCTGGTAGTCATGACAAGCTCTATAACAGAGGGGGGATTGAAGACTGTCTTGACCGGTTTTAGGCTCTCCGATAGCGGCTGGGCCGTTTCCTCTGTTTGCTATGCCGCCTATAACCTCGGACTTGCTCAGGCTGTTCTCGTCCCCCTTGCAGCTGAGATAAAAGATGAGAACGTACTAAAAAAAGGAGGAAGGCTCGGCGGACTGATATTAATGATCATTATGCTTGGCAGCCACTTAGCTCTTCTTTATGTCCCAGGTGCTGTAAAGTTTGAAGTTCCGATGGCTGAGGTAATGAATACAGTCTTTTCGGCTGCTTATTATTTGTACGTGCTGGTAATTTTCGGAGAAGTGCTCACCTCTATTATTGGAAATTTATACGGGATGGAGCGTCTTCTTTCTCAATTTTTCAAGGTTCCCAGAATGGTGATGATTGCCATCATTTTGGCGGTTTGTTTTTTCTTAAGCTTTATTGGATATGGGAAATTAATTTCTGCCATTTATCCAGTCATTGGGTACATAAGCCTTTTATTTCTAGGAGCATTGCTTCTGAAAAAGAAACCAAAGAGGGGATGATCTTATGGTAGAATGGAATCTGTCTGGAAGAAGGAGTGAAGTCGATTGAACCGTATAGCTGTTATTTCAGATATACATGGTAATGTCCCGGCTCTTGAAGCCGTTCTGGACGATATTCATTATAGAAGAATCGAAAAAATTATTTGCCTGGGAGATTTGGTAGGGAAAGGTCCTCAATCTCATGACGCGATTGCGATGGTTAAAAAGCATTGTGAAATTACGGTTAAAGGAAATTGGGATGATTTTATAACAAAGGATCCCGAATTTGAGACATTGAAATGGCATCAGAATCAGCTGACTGATGAGGACCGCCGCTATTTAACAAAGCTTCCTTTTTCAGCTGAACTGACCATGAGCGGCAGACTAATCCGGTTATTTCATGCTTCGCCTTATAGCATATATACAAGGATTCAGCCATGGGATTCAATTGAACGAAGAATGAGCATGTTCGAAGATACAGAAATGACTGGAAAATCTTCAAAGCGGCCAGATGTAGCAGGCTATGGAGATGTTCATCAGGCTTTTGTTTACCAATATAAGGAAAAAATGCTGTTTAATACAGGCAGTGTGGGGAACCCGCTCGATATGACTCAGGCCTCCTATGCCGTTCTTGAGGGGCTTGAAGGTGAAGAGGCGGAAGGACCGTTCTCTATCCAGCTTATCCGGGTTCCGTATGATATTGAACGATCAATCCGGATTGCCCGGGAAGCTGATATGCCTGACTTGAAGGAATACATTCAGGAACTTACTACGGCTAAGTACAGAGGACTTAGCTGAAGGATAAGGGTGATAGTTGACATGCATATTTTATGGGATTTTGACGGGACACTGTTCAATACGTACCCGGCGTTTACCGAAACGATGTACAAGCTTTTAAAGTCTGAAGTGAAAAAAGAGCATATATTTGAGCAGCTGAAGGTATCTTTTTCTCATGCTGCAAGCACCTTTGGGATGACAGACGAGGATATTGCCGATTTTAAACGAAATGAAAAGGCATTGTCTCCTGTTTTAAAGCCGCCCTTCCCATATGTAGAAAAGGTGCTGAAACACGCATCAAAAAATGTAATCATGACTCATAAAACAAGAAGTGAAGTGGATGCAATATTAAATTATTACGGGTGGGAGCATTACTTCGATGAAATTGTAGCAGGTGATGATGGATATCCCAGAAAGCCAGATCCGGCATCTTATATATACCTTCATCAAAAACACCATATTGATCTTGCTATAGGTGACCGGGAACTGGATATTCTTCCGGCGAAAAAGCTCGGAATAAAAACGTGTCTTTTTCAAAATGATTCGGAGGGGGCCGATTTTTATTTAATTGACTACCGGCAATTTGCATATAAAGTAGCTCCTTCCTTTAAATAGCTATAACAAAAAAAGCGCTTGCGCTTTTTTTTTTGTTATAGCTCGTCTGGGGACTGGATAATGAAAAACCCTCCAATCCAATGAAAAAATGAGATATAAGATGGTAACCAAGTATTTTTCTAGAATTTTCGTCATATTTATAAGGAAATTGGAAAACTGTTATGTTTGACTGGATACTTTTCTTTCGTATATGATTCTAGTAACTATACAAAGATTGGGGTGATAAGATGGGGCAGTGAACATGTTGAAGTATTTAAGGGATCCAGCCGATCAATCGGTTTTCCCGTATCAGGCTGCTTCATGCTTATCGGCCACAATTAACGGCCGGAACCATCCGATGAAATACTTCGGATGCATGTTGACGGATTTTGAGTGGAAGGCAGTTTTTTAGATTATTCATACAATATTGTAAAATGAATGATCTGTCGGCTCAAAGCCGATTGTAAGAACCTTGGAACGGTTTACTTTTGCCGCTGAATCCGGCACCGCCATCAATTGATGATGGCCATTTTATAATCAACCCAGGAGGTGACTTCCTTTTCCGTAAATTACGGAACAAGGAACATATTTGGACATAGTAAATTTATTGCTCATTGCAATATTGATTGGATTAACCGCGTTTTTCGTGGCATCTGAATTCGCTATTGTAAAGGTAAGAAGTTCTCGTATTGACCAGCTGATCGCGGAAGGAAATAAAAACGCGAAAGCAGCAAAACGCGTCATTTCCAATTTGGATGGCTATCTATCAGCCTGTCAGCTTGGAATTACTGTGACAGCGCTTGGAATCGGGTGGCTTGGGGAACCAACTTTTGAACATATGCTAAAACCGCTATTTGTTCAGCTTGGTTTGCCAGAGGCACTGACACCGGTTATCTCTATTGCTTTTGCATTCGCCATCATGACCTTTTTGCACGTCGTTATTGGTGAATTGGCTCCTAAAACGTTAGCGATCCAAAAAGCAGAGGAAATTACCTTGCTGCTCGCGCGTCCGCTCATTTTGTTCAATACCATTATGTACCCTTTTATATGGGCCCTTAACGGCTCTGCCAGATTTGTAACTGGTTTATTCGGACTAAAGCCTGTATCTGAGCATGAATTGGCACATAGTGAAGAAGAGCTTCGAATCATTCTTTCAGACAGCTATAAAAGCGGTGAAATTAATCAATCTGAATTTAAATATGTCAACAAAATCTTTGAATTCGATAACCGGATTGCAAAGGAAATCATGGTTCCCAGAACGGAAATCGTCTCCTTGTCTATTGATTCTTTAATGGATCAAAATATCGAAATTATGCAAAATGAGAAATACACAAGGTATCCGGTAACAGACGGCGATAAGGACCATATTATTGGAATGGTGAATATCAAAGAGGTGTTCACGAATTTAATTCAGAAAAACAGCAAGGATTCTTTTTCTCTTAAGGAATATGTTCGTCCGATTATCCAAGTGATTGAATCGATTCCGATTCAGGACCTGCTTGTGAAGATGCAAAAGGAACGCATCCACATGGCGATCCTGATTGATGAGTATGGGGGAACAGCCGGTCTTGTAACGGTTGAGGATATTTTAGAAGAGATTGTTGGAGAAATTCGTGATGAATTTGATACAGATGAAGTTCCTAACATTCAAAAAATCAACGACAACCGCTATATTTTAGATGGGAAAGTCCTAGTAAGTGAAATAAACGATATGTTCGGCCTCGAAATTGATGATAAAGATGTTGATACAATTGGCGGCTGGGTGCTGACTGAAAAGTTTGATATCCAAAAAGGCGATACAGTTCAATTTGGGTCTTTTACATTTAAAGTTCGGGACATGGAAAATCATCACATTAAATATTTGGAACTGACAAGGCAAGTTCAGGAAAGTCCAAGTGCTGTTCTTGAACAAGTAGATCGAAGTGTAGCAAGTACAACTTGAAAGAACCACTAAACACCTGCTTTTAAAGCAGGTGTTTTTTTTTACTCTTTTCCGAAAAAGCAATGCATAAACTATAGAAAGATGCAGACAGGAGGGGAGAATATGGGCAGTAACCATAAAAAGCTGTTTGGTTTGTTTCTTATTCTGTTTGGACTGTATTACTTTTTAAAATCTTTAGGGATTTTTACGGAAATTGGAGTATATGCATGGCCGTTTATACTTTTAATTCTTTCGGGTGCCTTTCATATCGCTTTTTTCCTTGGAGGCTGCAAAAAGGAGAAGGCGGGCCTCCTTTTGCCGGGTGGTGTCTTTACTTGTCTTAGGGCTGCTGTTCATTTTTGAAACAGCTGCAGGCTGGAATTACGCAGGCAGCACATGGCCAGTTTATCTCCTTGCTGCTGCTTTTGGCTTGTTTGAGCTCTGGCTTTTTGGAGGCAGGGAGCGAGGGCTGCTCATTCCGATCTGCGTGCTTTCCGCAGTTGGCGGCTTCTTTTTTGCGGAACATTTTCTCTCCTTTAGAGGAAGTTTCTGGCCGCTTGCCGCTATCATCATTGGGCTATATTATGTTTTCAGAAAAACCAATCTTGAAAAGCCTGAAGAATAAATCCTCTCTTCTTAAAGAAACTAAAGGTAATCGAGAGGAAAGGATGAATACAATGAGCCAATCTAAAAAACAGGAAGAACGACAATGGAAGGATCATAAGCAAGCCCAGCACCCTCATGGTGAAGTGAAATCACTGAAAGAGCTATCTAGGGAAACAGATAAGGATTCAAAAAGGTCTTAATGGCTGCCTCTTAAAAAGGCAGCTTTTTTCTTAATTTTGCAAAGTCTAATTTGAATCCATACGGCACAATGCATCCTATAGAATAGCATGGATGCTATTGGACAAAATAGTACGGATTCCTTAAGAAAAGAGGGAGCCTGGTGCCTGTAAATTCTTCTCAGCGACGGAGGATGATTGCCACCGTCAATCCATACATGACAAACTTGTTTCATTTGAGAAATCCATTTATTGTTGCCTGGTGGTCTGCATCCTTTCCGGGATTTGGCCACGTCCTATTAGGGAAATACATAACCGGCTTTTTGCTAATGGTCTGGGAAGTTTTTGCAAATAATATAGCTCATTTAAATGAGGGGATTTTTTACAGTATGACAGGCAGGCCGGAAGCTGCCTTAAAGGTCATGAATGAGGAATGGCTATGGCTTTATGTAACGTTTTATGTGTTTATCATTTGGGATAGTTACAGGCAGGCCATTGAGTACAATAAATACTATATTTTGTCGGTCCGGGAAGGCGCACCCATTCAAATGAAAAATATAAATCCTCTTGAAATCAATGTCCTTGAGAAACGAAAACCTGGCTATGCCTTATTTTGGTCTCTGCTTACACCGGGACTTGGACATTTTTATCTAAATCGCCTTCCATCCATCGTATTTGGTGTTTTCTTATGGATCATTATCGCCTATTATTCTGGTCTTTATAAATGTGTCCTATATACTGTAAGAGGCGAATTTGAACTTGTTTCCCAAACGGCAAATCCTCAATGGTTTCTTTTTTTGCCTTCATTATATGTTTTTCTCGCTTATGACAGTTATGTTAGTAC
The Metabacillus sp. FJAT-52054 genome window above contains:
- a CDS encoding AAA family ATPase codes for the protein MQCQNCKQNQATVQLHVQINGARKQLQLCNTCFSHYESQIPSGGISGGGFSSFPFDQFFKNAGSQDEGTSGAENQKSGRNGGGLLDQMGRNLTHAAKAGLIDPVIGREDEVNRVIEILNRRNKNNPVLIGEPGVGKTAVAEGLALKISEGNVPSKLKKKEVYLLDVASLVANTSMRGQFEDRMKKLIAELQSRKNVILFIDEIHLVVGAGSAEGSMDAGNILKPALARGEMQLIGATTLKEYRQIEKDAALERRFQPVMVHEPSLDKAIEILQGIQSKYEDYHGVTFSDEAIRACVTLSHRYIQDRFLPDKAIDLLDEAGSKANLKADRVEEADIHDQLSKLAKDKEKAAAEENYELAAKLRHEEILLEKQLEKQDHQEKMIVGLSEIQAIIEQKTGIPVGKIQEDEQAKMKNLEDSLAKKVIGQEEAVQKVAKAIRRSRAGLKRKNRPIGSFLFAGPTGVGKTELTKTLAEELFGTKDSMIRLDMSEYMEKHAVSKIIGSPPGYVGHDDGGQLTEKVRRNPYSILLLDEIEKAHPDVQHMFLQILEDGRLTDSHGRTVNFKDTVIIMTSNAGTSEKRMTVGFDTEATAAIKESTLLDSLGTFFKPEFLNRFDAIIEFQSLERKHMLSIVELMLEELQETLHEKNMKLTVSDEAKNKLAELGYHPAFGARPLRRVIQEQLEDQITDLLIDYNELDHAAANVENGSITVSKSDKI
- a CDS encoding metallophosphoesterase family protein, producing MNRIAVISDIHGNVPALEAVLDDIHYRRIEKIICLGDLVGKGPQSHDAIAMVKKHCEITVKGNWDDFITKDPEFETLKWHQNQLTDEDRRYLTKLPFSAELTMSGRLIRLFHASPYSIYTRIQPWDSIERRMSMFEDTEMTGKSSKRPDVAGYGDVHQAFVYQYKEKMLFNTGSVGNPLDMTQASYAVLEGLEGEEAEGPFSIQLIRVPYDIERSIRIAREADMPDLKEYIQELTTAKYRGLS
- a CDS encoding HAD-IA family hydrolase, with amino-acid sequence MHILWDFDGTLFNTYPAFTETMYKLLKSEVKKEHIFEQLKVSFSHAASTFGMTDEDIADFKRNEKALSPVLKPPFPYVEKVLKHASKNVIMTHKTRSEVDAILNYYGWEHYFDEIVAGDDGYPRKPDPASYIYLHQKHHIDLAIGDRELDILPAKKLGIKTCLFQNDSEGADFYLIDYRQFAYKVAPSFK
- a CDS encoding hemolysin family protein; this translates as MDIVNLLLIAILIGLTAFFVASEFAIVKVRSSRIDQLIAEGNKNAKAAKRVISNLDGYLSACQLGITVTALGIGWLGEPTFEHMLKPLFVQLGLPEALTPVISIAFAFAIMTFLHVVIGELAPKTLAIQKAEEITLLLARPLILFNTIMYPFIWALNGSARFVTGLFGLKPVSEHELAHSEEELRIILSDSYKSGEINQSEFKYVNKIFEFDNRIAKEIMVPRTEIVSLSIDSLMDQNIEIMQNEKYTRYPVTDGDKDHIIGMVNIKEVFTNLIQKNSKDSFSLKEYVRPIIQVIESIPIQDLLVKMQKERIHMAILIDEYGGTAGLVTVEDILEEIVGEIRDEFDTDEVPNIQKINDNRYILDGKVLVSEINDMFGLEIDDKDVDTIGGWVLTEKFDIQKGDTVQFGSFTFKVRDMENHHIKYLELTRQVQESPSAVLEQVDRSVASTT
- a CDS encoding DUF6254 family protein, translated to MSQSKKQEERQWKDHKQAQHPHGEVKSLKELSRETDKDSKRS